In a single window of the Nocardioides sp. L-11A genome:
- a CDS encoding VWA domain-containing protein, protein MNHAPTIEHFPFSAVVGADGPDGPDPMALALILTTIAPDVGGVLVRGEKGTAKSTIVRALAAVLPPVDERPVPLVELPIGATEDRVTGSINLESALAEGRAEYEPGLLAKAHRGLLYVDEVNLLHDHLVDLLLDAAAMGRATVERDGVSMTHEARFVLVGTMNPEEGELRPQLLDRFGLTVEVAAPRDPVLRAEVVRRRMAYDADPAGFAASYADAEAALRARIAAARDLLGTVRLTDAALLKIAEVCAVFDVDGLRADIVTARTAVAHAAWSGRAQVTLDDIRVAARLALPHRRRRKPFDAPGMDEDLLEQALGEEDLPPEPDPDGPEPDGPEPDGPDPDGPEPDGPEPDGPEPDGSQAEADPTPPDSAHPDVTSYIPGAQAHRANDATPGEAPSSVAPTGSAYRTRLLSVRGVGAGTAGRRSRARTSNGRRIGATAPSGAGGGGGAGGAIHLTETIRAAVPHQFARGRTAGPLRLRPADLRVAVREGRESNLVLFCVDASGSMAARRRMDQVKTAVLSLLLDAYQRRDKVGLVTFRDAGAEVSLPPTHSVDAAAQRLEELPSGGRTPLAEGLLEAAHLLAVERTRDPQRRALLVVVTDGRATSGPHAVERSRAAAGLLAEAGVASVVVDCESGPMRMGLAGALAEHLGAEHVPIGEVSAEALVDVTRRAA, encoded by the coding sequence ATGAACCATGCCCCCACGATCGAGCACTTTCCCTTCAGCGCCGTGGTCGGGGCCGACGGTCCCGACGGACCGGACCCGATGGCCCTGGCCCTGATCCTGACCACGATCGCCCCCGATGTCGGCGGCGTACTCGTGCGCGGCGAGAAGGGCACCGCCAAGTCGACGATCGTGCGCGCGCTCGCGGCCGTCCTGCCCCCGGTCGACGAGCGCCCCGTCCCCCTGGTCGAGCTGCCGATCGGCGCCACCGAGGACCGGGTCACCGGCTCGATCAACCTCGAGAGCGCGCTGGCCGAGGGCAGGGCGGAGTACGAGCCCGGCCTGCTCGCGAAGGCCCACCGCGGACTCCTGTACGTCGACGAGGTCAACCTGCTGCACGACCATCTCGTCGACCTGCTGCTCGACGCCGCGGCGATGGGCCGCGCGACGGTGGAGCGCGACGGCGTCTCGATGACCCACGAGGCGAGGTTCGTCCTGGTCGGCACGATGAACCCCGAGGAGGGCGAGCTGCGTCCGCAGCTGCTCGACCGGTTCGGCCTGACCGTCGAGGTCGCCGCGCCGCGCGATCCGGTGCTGCGGGCCGAGGTGGTCCGCCGCCGGATGGCCTACGACGCCGACCCGGCCGGCTTCGCGGCCTCCTACGCCGACGCGGAGGCTGCCCTGCGCGCCCGGATCGCGGCCGCCCGGGATCTGCTCGGCACGGTCCGGCTCACCGACGCCGCACTCCTCAAGATCGCCGAGGTCTGCGCCGTCTTCGACGTCGACGGGCTGCGGGCCGACATCGTCACCGCCCGGACCGCGGTCGCCCACGCCGCCTGGTCCGGTCGTGCCCAGGTCACCCTCGACGACATCCGGGTCGCCGCCCGGCTGGCGCTGCCGCACCGGCGCCGGCGCAAGCCGTTCGACGCGCCGGGGATGGACGAGGACCTGCTGGAGCAGGCCCTCGGCGAGGAGGATCTCCCGCCGGAGCCCGATCCGGACGGCCCCGAACCGGACGGCCCCGAACCGGACGGCCCCGATCCGGACGGTCCCGAACCGGACGGTCCCGAACCGGACGGCCCCGAACCGGACGGATCCCAAGCAGAGGCTGACCCCACCCCCCCTGATTCGGCCCACCCGGACGTAACGTCATACATTCCGGGGGCTCAAGCCCACAGAGCGAATGACGCTACGCCGGGAGAAGCCCCGAGCAGCGTCGCACCGACCGGGTCGGCGTACCGCACCCGGCTGCTGTCGGTGCGCGGCGTCGGCGCGGGTACGGCGGGCCGCCGCAGTCGGGCCCGCACCAGCAACGGTCGCCGGATCGGTGCGACCGCCCCGAGCGGCGCGGGCGGCGGGGGCGGGGCGGGCGGGGCGATCCACCTGACCGAGACCATCCGCGCGGCGGTGCCGCACCAGTTCGCGCGGGGCCGCACCGCCGGGCCGCTCCGGCTGCGACCGGCCGACCTGCGCGTCGCCGTACGCGAGGGGAGGGAGTCCAACCTGGTCCTCTTCTGCGTCGATGCCTCGGGGTCGATGGCCGCACGACGGCGGATGGATCAGGTGAAGACGGCGGTGCTCAGCCTGCTGCTCGACGCCTACCAGCGCCGCGACAAGGTCGGCCTGGTGACCTTCCGCGACGCCGGCGCCGAGGTGTCCCTGCCGCCGACGCACTCCGTCGACGCGGCCGCGCAGCGACTGGAGGAACTGCCCTCCGGCGGCCGGACGCCCCTGGCGGAGGGCCTGCTCGAAGCCGCGCACCTGCTCGCCGTCGAGCGGACCCGCGACCCCCAGCGCCGCGCGCTGCTCGTCGTGGTCACCGATGGCCGGGCCACGTCCGGACCGCACGCGGTGGAGCGGTCGCGCGCGGCCGCGGGCCTGCTGGCCGAGGCCGGCGTCGCCAGCGTGGTCGTCGACTGCGAGTCCGGACCGATGCGGATGGGGCTGGCCGGCGCGCTCGCCGAGCACCTCGGCGCGGAGCACGTCCCGATCGGCGAGGTCAGCGCCGAGGCGCTGGTCGACGTCACCCGGAGGGCCGCGTGA
- a CDS encoding SAM-dependent methyltransferase, whose protein sequence is MSATVHFVGAGPGAADLITLRAATLLGGADVVLYPGTYVDAEVLSHCREGARRIDTQDLDLDRITTAMVEAHVAGHDVVRLTSGDPSLYSALHEQTRRLDAAGVPWDVTPGVPAYAAAAAIIGRELTVPLVTQSVVLTRTQARSTAMPEGESLAAYAATGATLVLHLAITRTAALMAELTPHYGAGCPVAVVSRASQPQELVLRGTVGTIAGLVEEAGLRQAAVILVGPALAPDRQRSDAESYLYSPERVARKERLR, encoded by the coding sequence GTGAGCGCCACCGTGCACTTCGTCGGCGCCGGCCCCGGCGCGGCCGACCTGATCACCCTCCGCGCGGCGACCCTGCTCGGTGGGGCGGACGTGGTGCTCTACCCCGGCACCTATGTCGACGCCGAGGTCCTGTCCCACTGCCGCGAGGGCGCACGGCGCATCGACACCCAGGACCTCGACCTCGACCGGATCACCACCGCGATGGTCGAGGCACACGTCGCCGGGCACGACGTCGTCCGGCTGACGTCGGGTGATCCGTCCCTCTACTCCGCACTGCACGAGCAGACCCGCCGCCTCGACGCGGCCGGCGTGCCCTGGGACGTGACACCCGGCGTGCCGGCGTACGCCGCCGCGGCCGCGATCATCGGCCGCGAGCTGACCGTCCCCCTGGTCACGCAGTCGGTCGTGCTGACCCGCACCCAGGCGCGCTCGACGGCCATGCCCGAGGGCGAGTCGCTGGCGGCGTACGCCGCGACCGGCGCCACGCTGGTCCTGCATCTCGCGATCACCCGCACGGCCGCGCTGATGGCCGAGCTCACGCCCCACTACGGCGCCGGCTGCCCCGTCGCGGTCGTCTCCCGTGCCTCGCAGCCCCAGGAGCTGGTGCTGCGCGGCACCGTCGGCACCATCGCCGGCCTCGTCGAGGAGGCCGGTCTCCGCCAGGCCGCCGTGATCCTGGTCGGCCCGGCGCTCGCGCCCGACCGTCAACGGTCCGACGCCGAGTCCTACCTCTACTCGCCCGAACGCGTCGCCCGGAAGGAGCGCCTGCGATGA
- the cobO gene encoding cob(I)yrinic acid a,c-diamide adenosyltransferase produces MPEGQPLVVPDDGLTTRQRRNRPLVMVHTGDGKGKSTAAFGLALRGWNQGWDIGVFQFVKSAKWRLGEQTAFERLPPGNGTVEWHKMGSGWSWSRKAGSTEDHAADAVEGWAEIKRRIAAEQHDLYLLDEFTYPINWGWVDIDDVVETLANRPGHQHVVITGRRADPKLVELADLVTEMTKVKHPMDAGQKGQKGIEW; encoded by the coding sequence GTGCCTGAGGGCCAGCCGCTCGTCGTACCGGACGACGGGCTCACCACGCGCCAACGCCGCAACCGACCGCTGGTGATGGTGCACACCGGCGACGGCAAGGGGAAGTCGACCGCGGCCTTCGGGCTCGCGCTGCGCGGCTGGAACCAGGGCTGGGACATCGGGGTGTTCCAGTTCGTGAAGTCCGCGAAGTGGCGCCTGGGCGAGCAGACGGCGTTCGAGAGGCTCCCCCCGGGCAACGGCACCGTCGAGTGGCACAAGATGGGCTCGGGCTGGTCCTGGTCACGCAAGGCCGGGTCCACGGAGGACCACGCCGCCGACGCCGTCGAGGGCTGGGCCGAGATCAAACGGCGGATCGCGGCCGAGCAGCACGACCTGTACCTCCTCGACGAGTTCACCTACCCGATCAACTGGGGCTGGGTCGACATCGACGACGTCGTGGAGACGCTCGCGAACCGGCCCGGCCACCAGCATGTCGTGATCACCGGCCGCCGGGCCGATCCGAAGCTGGTCGAGCTGGCCGACCTGGTCACCGAGATGACCAAGGTGAAGCACCCCATGGATGCCGGCCAGAAGGGCCAGAAGGGCATCGAGTGGTGA
- the bluB gene encoding 5,6-dimethylbenzimidazole synthase, with protein sequence MSLPVTADLYDVIERRRDVRAEFTGSPVPDEMLLRVLGAAHRAPSVGMSQPWDFVVVRDPALRRTFRDHVATERATFAASLPPERRSTFDRIKVEGICESSLGVVVTHSQARGGQHVLGRHAIADAGLYSTVLAIQNLWLAATAEGLGLGWVSFYRESFLQELLGIPPGVRPVAWLCLGTVSHLETVPDLERHGWRSRRPLADAIHEDTWRNRA encoded by the coding sequence GTGAGCCTTCCCGTGACCGCGGATCTGTACGACGTCATCGAGCGCCGACGCGACGTCCGCGCCGAGTTCACCGGCTCCCCTGTCCCCGACGAGATGCTGCTCCGGGTCCTCGGGGCCGCGCACCGCGCCCCGAGCGTCGGCATGAGCCAGCCGTGGGACTTCGTGGTCGTCCGCGATCCCGCACTGCGCCGTACCTTCCGCGACCACGTCGCCACCGAGCGCGCCACCTTCGCCGCCTCGCTTCCGCCCGAGCGACGCAGCACGTTCGACCGGATCAAGGTCGAGGGGATCTGCGAGTCGTCGCTCGGCGTCGTCGTGACGCACAGCCAGGCCCGCGGCGGGCAGCACGTGCTGGGCCGGCACGCGATCGCCGACGCCGGCCTCTACTCGACCGTCCTGGCGATCCAGAACCTCTGGCTCGCCGCGACCGCGGAGGGGCTCGGCCTGGGCTGGGTCTCCTTCTACCGCGAGTCCTTCCTGCAGGAACTGCTGGGGATCCCGCCCGGCGTCCGCCCGGTCGCCTGGCTCTGCCTCGGCACCGTCAGCCACCTCGAGACGGTGCCCGACCTCGAGCGGCACGGCTGGCGCTCGCGCCGCCCCCTCGCCGACGCCATCCACGAAGACACCTGGAGGAACCGTGCCTGA
- a CDS encoding helix-turn-helix domain-containing protein: MAESTETIFEQFPGGVFPAACSSRMLLDHVMSKWGVLVLVSLTDGPQRWSELRRRAQGISEKMLAQTLRTLEGDGLVHREQQPVMPPRVDYSLTPLGEELAEVMVPLLRWVGRHADEIIGS; the protein is encoded by the coding sequence GTGGCGGAAAGTACCGAGACGATCTTCGAGCAGTTCCCCGGCGGGGTGTTCCCGGCCGCCTGCTCGAGCCGGATGCTGCTCGACCACGTGATGAGCAAGTGGGGCGTGCTCGTGCTGGTGTCCCTCACCGACGGGCCGCAGCGCTGGAGCGAGCTGCGCCGGCGCGCGCAGGGGATCAGCGAGAAGATGCTCGCCCAGACGCTCAGGACCCTCGAGGGCGACGGCCTGGTCCACCGGGAGCAGCAGCCGGTGATGCCGCCGCGGGTCGACTACAGTCTGACGCCGCTCGGCGAGGAGCTGGCCGAGGTGATGGTTCCGCTGCTGCGCTGGGTCGGGCGCCACGCCGACGAGATCATCGGGAGCTGA
- a CDS encoding cobalamin biosynthesis protein produces the protein MRAAGLLLGYTADRLLADPRRRHPVAGFGQVAAALERRVWRDDRAAGVRYAGTLVGGAVVLGVAAERALPHAVPRTLVTAVATWAVLGGTSLDREAAAVSRLLAAADLPAARIRLTHLVGRDTTRLDGAEVVRATLESLAENTSDAVVAPLVWGAVAGVPGLLGYRAANTLDAMVGHRSARYERFGWAAARLDDLLNLPGSRLTAALAALLGPDPRGAWRSWRRDAAGHPSPNAGPVEAAFAGALGIRLGGTNDYGGRIEHRAVMGDGPLPGRADLDRARTLARRIGTAAALVAAALALRAPSYRTERS, from the coding sequence GTGAGGGCTGCGGGACTGCTGCTCGGGTACACCGCGGACCGGCTCCTCGCCGATCCGCGGCGGCGGCATCCGGTCGCTGGCTTCGGGCAGGTCGCGGCCGCCCTGGAGCGTCGGGTCTGGCGCGACGACCGCGCCGCCGGCGTCCGGTACGCCGGCACGTTGGTCGGCGGCGCCGTCGTGCTCGGCGTCGCGGCGGAGCGGGCACTCCCCCACGCCGTCCCCCGAACCCTGGTCACGGCGGTCGCCACGTGGGCGGTGCTCGGCGGCACCTCGCTGGATCGGGAGGCCGCGGCGGTGTCCCGCCTCCTGGCGGCCGCCGACCTCCCGGCTGCCCGGATCCGGCTCACCCACCTGGTCGGGCGCGACACCACCCGGCTCGACGGGGCGGAGGTGGTCCGGGCGACGCTCGAGTCGCTGGCGGAGAACACCTCCGATGCGGTGGTCGCGCCGCTCGTCTGGGGTGCCGTGGCCGGCGTCCCGGGGCTGCTCGGCTACCGCGCCGCCAACACCCTCGACGCGATGGTCGGGCACCGTAGTGCCCGCTACGAGCGGTTCGGCTGGGCCGCGGCCCGCCTCGACGACCTGCTCAACCTGCCCGGCTCCCGGCTGACGGCCGCCCTCGCGGCGCTGCTCGGCCCCGACCCGCGCGGCGCGTGGCGGTCGTGGCGGCGCGACGCGGCGGGCCATCCCAGTCCCAATGCCGGACCGGTCGAGGCGGCGTTCGCGGGCGCCCTCGGCATCCGGCTGGGCGGCACCAACGACTACGGCGGCCGGATCGAGCACCGGGCGGTCATGGGCGACGGACCGCTGCCCGGGCGGGCCGATCTCGACCGCGCCCGCACCCTGGCCCGGCGGATCGGCACGGCCGCCGCCCTCGTCGCCGCGGCACTCGCCCTCCGGGCCCCGTCGTACCGGACAGAACGGTCGTGA
- a CDS encoding NmrA family NAD(P)-binding protein, which produces MTTLVTGATGNTGRHVTAELVRRGEGVRALTRDPGRAASVLPDGVELVAGTHTDLAMLGGALDGVDRLHITATAGLVETGPELVRRAVAAGVRRITVLWGGYVGPVEEAVADSGVAWTRLEPQEFMSNALTWVDSVRTEGVVREPFDLPSAVVHEGDIGAVAAAALLEDGHAGKAYNLTGPEALRTSERVALLSAAIGHPVDLVRITREQAVARLVADGVSPADAEYVVGWHADPPAASWTPVDTVAQVLGRPARTFADWLAEHADRFDVPRLAS; this is translated from the coding sequence ATGACGACACTCGTGACAGGTGCGACCGGCAACACCGGGCGCCACGTGACGGCAGAGCTGGTTCGACGCGGGGAAGGCGTGCGGGCGTTGACCCGCGACCCGGGGCGGGCGGCCTCGGTGCTGCCGGACGGCGTCGAGCTGGTGGCCGGCACACACACCGATCTCGCGATGCTCGGCGGCGCACTCGACGGGGTGGACCGCCTCCACATCACGGCGACGGCGGGACTCGTGGAGACCGGGCCGGAGCTGGTGCGCCGGGCCGTGGCCGCCGGGGTGCGCCGGATCACCGTGCTCTGGGGCGGCTATGTGGGACCGGTCGAGGAGGCGGTCGCGGACTCCGGCGTCGCCTGGACGCGGCTCGAGCCGCAGGAGTTCATGTCCAACGCCCTGACCTGGGTCGACTCCGTCCGGACCGAAGGTGTGGTGCGCGAGCCGTTCGACCTGCCGAGCGCCGTGGTGCACGAGGGCGACATCGGGGCGGTCGCGGCGGCGGCGCTGCTCGAGGACGGCCACGCCGGCAAGGCCTACAACCTGACCGGGCCCGAGGCGCTGCGGACGTCAGAGCGCGTCGCGCTGCTGTCCGCGGCCATCGGGCACCCGGTCGACCTCGTCCGGATCACCCGCGAGCAGGCGGTGGCCCGGTTGGTCGCGGACGGCGTGTCCCCGGCCGACGCGGAGTACGTCGTCGGATGGCACGCCGACCCGCCGGCGGCGTCGTGGACGCCGGTCGACACCGTCGCGCAGGTGCTGGGGCGCCCGGCGCGGACGTTCGCGGACTGGCTGGCGGAGCACGCCGATCGGTTCGACGTGCCTCGCCTCGCGTCCTGA
- a CDS encoding NAD(P)H-binding protein: MSLVVTGATGQLGRLVVTSLLAKGVPADRIVALGRDEERLAGLADLGVTTRRVDYAAPAALADAFAGAERVLLISGSEVGERLPQHQNVIDAARAAGVDLLAYTSIPHADTTGIALAAEHRATEEAIVASGLPHTFLRNSWYLENYTDQLPTYAEHGTVLGAAGDGRVSAATRADFAEAAAAALLLDRPKAVYELGGAAFSLKELAATVGDVLDREVTYTDLPADELTKALVRAGLPEQYAAILADADLGLGRGELYVEPGDLETLLGRPSTSLADALRAAL; encoded by the coding sequence ATGTCCCTCGTCGTCACCGGAGCCACCGGCCAGCTCGGCCGACTCGTCGTCACCTCCCTGCTCGCCAAGGGCGTGCCGGCCGACCGGATCGTCGCGCTCGGCCGCGACGAGGAGCGGCTCGCCGGTCTCGCCGACCTCGGCGTCACCACCCGTCGCGTCGACTACGCCGCCCCGGCCGCACTCGCCGATGCCTTCGCGGGCGCCGAGCGCGTCCTCCTCATCTCCGGCAGCGAGGTCGGCGAGCGCCTCCCGCAGCACCAGAACGTCATCGACGCGGCACGCGCCGCCGGGGTCGACCTCCTCGCCTACACGAGCATCCCCCACGCCGACACGACCGGCATCGCGCTCGCCGCCGAGCACCGGGCGACCGAGGAGGCGATCGTGGCGTCCGGGCTCCCCCACACCTTCCTGCGCAACAGCTGGTACCTCGAGAACTACACCGACCAGCTCCCGACGTACGCCGAGCACGGCACGGTGCTGGGCGCCGCCGGGGACGGCCGGGTCAGCGCCGCCACCCGCGCCGACTTCGCCGAGGCGGCCGCGGCGGCGCTCCTGCTCGACCGGCCGAAGGCGGTCTACGAGCTCGGCGGTGCCGCGTTCAGCCTGAAGGAGCTCGCCGCCACGGTCGGCGACGTCCTCGACAGGGAGGTCACCTACACCGACCTGCCGGCCGACGAGCTCACGAAGGCGCTGGTGCGCGCCGGTCTGCCCGAGCAGTACGCCGCGATCCTGGCCGACGCCGATCTCGGCCTCGGCCGCGGTGAGCTGTACGTCGAGCCGGGCGACCTCGAGACGCTGCTCGGGCGCCCGAGCACCTCCCTGGCCGACGCCCTCCGCGCCGCACTCTGA
- a CDS encoding CbtB-domain containing protein, with translation MSQSPATPLAPTAGPVIQVPAVVPVVPLLQLGTWVVFFGLLAMLAIFFVSADQGAISIPAGNAVHEWVHDARHLLGYPCH, from the coding sequence ATGTCGCAGTCCCCTGCCACCCCTCTCGCCCCGACCGCGGGCCCCGTCATCCAGGTCCCGGCCGTCGTCCCGGTCGTCCCGCTGCTGCAGCTCGGCACCTGGGTCGTCTTCTTCGGCCTGCTCGCGATGCTCGCGATCTTCTTCGTGAGCGCCGACCAGGGCGCGATCTCGATCCCGGCCGGCAACGCCGTGCACGAATGGGTGCACGACGCCCGGCACCTGCTCGGCTACCCCTGCCACTGA
- a CDS encoding cobyrinate a,c-diamide synthase — protein MAELPQLPRLPRLPRLPRVVVAAPATGQGKTTVATGLMAALTAAGHVVSGHKVGPDYIDPGYHALACGRPGRNLDPHLVGEDLVAPLLLHGAATPVPADVAVVEGVMGLYDGRIGSDGFSSTAHVAALTRTPVVLVVDISRSSRSIGAVVHGMATWDPSVEVAGVILNQAGSARHADEVRSSIALPVLGVLPRDASIATPSRHLGLVTAAERGESATVVARLAEVVAEHVDLDAVLAIARSAPDLDAVPWSTDPAHLNAPGASTRRVQTRRVAVAAGRAFTFRYAETTELLAAHGCEVAPFDPALDPALPAGTAGLYLGGGFPEVHAADLAANTALRRQIREAVLDGLPTVAECAGLLYLCRTLDGAPMAGVLDADAAMSERLTLRYPAATAPVDTLLTRAGEQVTGHEFHRTTVTPAVAGPPARTPAWTVDGEDVGFASDTLHASYLHTHWAGHPRLAARFAEAVHARG, from the coding sequence GTGGCTGAGTTGCCCCAGCTGCCCCGGCTGCCCCGGCTGCCCCGGCTGCCCCGTGTCGTCGTCGCCGCCCCGGCGACCGGGCAGGGCAAGACGACCGTCGCGACCGGCCTGATGGCCGCACTGACGGCGGCGGGACACGTCGTGAGCGGGCACAAGGTCGGGCCGGACTACATCGACCCCGGCTACCACGCACTCGCCTGCGGACGTCCCGGCCGCAACCTCGACCCCCATCTCGTCGGTGAGGACCTGGTCGCCCCGCTGCTGCTGCACGGCGCGGCCACCCCCGTGCCCGCGGACGTCGCGGTCGTCGAGGGCGTGATGGGCCTGTACGACGGCCGGATCGGCAGCGACGGCTTCTCCTCCACCGCGCATGTCGCGGCCCTGACCCGGACGCCGGTCGTGCTCGTCGTCGACATCTCCCGCTCCTCCCGCTCGATCGGCGCGGTGGTGCACGGCATGGCGACCTGGGACCCGTCGGTCGAGGTCGCCGGCGTGATCCTCAACCAGGCCGGCTCGGCGCGGCACGCCGACGAGGTCCGCTCCTCGATCGCCCTGCCCGTGCTCGGCGTGCTCCCCCGCGACGCCTCGATCGCCACCCCCTCGCGGCACCTGGGGCTGGTCACCGCCGCCGAGCGCGGCGAGTCCGCGACCGTCGTCGCGCGGCTGGCGGAGGTGGTCGCCGAGCACGTCGACCTCGACGCGGTGCTGGCGATCGCCCGGTCGGCCCCGGACCTCGACGCGGTCCCCTGGTCCACCGACCCGGCGCATCTGAACGCCCCAGGGGCATCGACCCGGCGCGTTCAAACGCGACGGGTCGCCGTGGCGGCGGGCCGGGCCTTCACCTTCCGGTACGCCGAGACCACCGAGCTGCTCGCCGCCCACGGCTGCGAGGTGGCACCCTTCGACCCGGCGCTCGATCCCGCCCTGCCGGCCGGGACCGCGGGCCTGTACCTCGGCGGCGGCTTCCCCGAGGTCCACGCCGCCGACCTCGCCGCCAACACCGCGCTACGGCGCCAGATCAGGGAGGCCGTGCTCGACGGCCTGCCGACCGTGGCCGAGTGCGCCGGCCTGCTCTACCTGTGCCGCACACTCGACGGCGCCCCGATGGCCGGGGTCCTCGATGCCGACGCCGCGATGAGCGAGCGGCTCACCCTGCGCTACCCGGCCGCCACCGCGCCCGTCGACACCCTGCTGACCCGGGCCGGCGAGCAGGTGACCGGACACGAGTTCCACCGCACGACCGTGACCCCCGCGGTCGCCGGGCCGCCCGCCCGGACCCCCGCCTGGACCGTCGATGGCGAGGACGTCGGCTTCGCGTCGGACACGCTGCACGCGTCGTACCTCCACACGCACTGGGCGGGTCACCCCCGGCTGGCCGCGCGGTTCGCCGAGGCGGTGCATGCTCGTGGCTGA
- the cobC gene encoding Rv2231c family pyridoxal phosphate-dependent protein CobC: MLVAEPDPLRHHGDVEARGMLDLAVNVYDGTRPPWLDDALRGSLDAVGAYPDPSAARTAVAAHHGRAEGEVLVTAGAAEAFTLVARLRSWRRPVVVHPQFTEPHAALAQAGHEVTPVVLPEPFALDPALLPEDADLVMIGNPTNPTGVLHPADLLAGLRRPGRLVVVDEAFMDCVPGEPESLAGVPLDGLLVLRSLTKHWGIPGIRAGYVVGGPAVIADLARAQTPWSVGTTAVAAVVACTSVEAGREARRRAELIRDWREHLEKGLADLGIPHLPSAASFVLARVGDGVHARLRASGIAVRRADTFPGLDGSWIRIAVRPPDTTDLLLAGLAGSAG, encoded by the coding sequence ATGCTCGTGGCTGAGCCGGATCCGCTGCGCCACCACGGCGACGTCGAGGCCCGCGGGATGCTCGACCTCGCCGTCAACGTGTACGACGGCACGCGACCGCCCTGGCTCGACGACGCCCTGCGCGGCTCACTGGACGCGGTCGGCGCCTACCCGGACCCGAGCGCCGCGCGGACGGCCGTGGCTGCGCACCACGGGCGGGCCGAGGGCGAGGTGCTCGTGACCGCCGGTGCCGCGGAGGCGTTCACGCTGGTCGCGCGGCTGCGCTCCTGGCGGCGACCGGTGGTGGTGCACCCGCAGTTCACCGAGCCGCACGCGGCGCTGGCGCAGGCCGGCCACGAGGTGACGCCGGTGGTGCTGCCGGAGCCGTTCGCGCTCGACCCGGCGCTCCTCCCCGAGGACGCCGATCTCGTCATGATCGGCAACCCCACCAACCCGACCGGGGTCCTGCACCCGGCCGACCTGCTGGCCGGCCTGCGTCGTCCGGGCCGGCTGGTGGTGGTCGACGAGGCGTTCATGGACTGCGTCCCGGGCGAGCCGGAGTCGCTGGCCGGCGTACCGCTCGACGGGCTGCTGGTGCTGCGCTCGCTGACGAAGCACTGGGGAATCCCCGGGATCCGCGCGGGCTATGTCGTCGGCGGCCCCGCCGTCATCGCGGACCTGGCCCGGGCGCAGACGCCCTGGTCGGTCGGCACGACGGCCGTCGCCGCGGTCGTGGCGTGCACCTCGGTCGAGGCGGGCCGCGAGGCCCGGCGACGGGCCGAGCTGATCCGGGACTGGCGCGAGCATCTCGAGAAGGGGCTCGCCGACCTCGGCATCCCCCACCTGCCGTCCGCCGCGTCCTTCGTGCTCGCCCGGGTGGGCGACGGGGTGCACGCCCGGCTGCGCGCCTCCGGCATCGCCGTCCGCCGGGCCGACACCTTCCCCGGCCTCGACGGCAGCTGGATCCGGATCGCGGTGCGTCCGCCGGACACGACCGACCTCCTGCTGGCGGGCCTGGCGGGGTCGGCGGGCTAG
- a CDS encoding CbtA family protein produces the protein MSTVPGDRSVLSPAAFLVRGLAVGLAAGLIAFVVAFAFGEPYVDDAIALEEAAAAQTPADPADPADPAEHDHADAAADEAGLVEVSRENQKSWGLLTGTLAIGTALGGLTALAAAAVLGRLGLSARGSTALVALIGFVAVALVPFTKYPATPPAVGSGDTIGGRTASYFALLLVSVLAAIAVVVLAHRLRSRYDGWTAAFLAAGAYLAIVTVTALLLPTVDELGDFPADTLWYFRRSSLITLAALWASIGVGLTVLVGRLHDRAAADLARRELAASL, from the coding sequence ATGAGCACCGTTCCCGGGGACAGGTCTGTCCTGAGCCCGGCCGCCTTCCTCGTCCGCGGACTCGCGGTGGGGCTGGCCGCCGGCCTGATCGCCTTCGTCGTGGCCTTCGCCTTCGGTGAGCCGTACGTCGACGACGCCATCGCCCTCGAGGAGGCGGCCGCCGCGCAGACGCCCGCCGACCCCGCCGACCCCGCCGACCCCGCCGAGCACGACCACGCCGACGCAGCTGCCGACGAGGCGGGCCTGGTCGAGGTCTCCCGCGAGAACCAGAAGAGCTGGGGCCTGCTGACCGGCACCCTCGCCATCGGCACGGCCCTCGGCGGGCTGACCGCGCTGGCCGCGGCCGCCGTCCTGGGCCGCCTCGGCCTCTCCGCGCGCGGCTCCACGGCGCTGGTGGCGCTGATCGGGTTCGTGGCGGTCGCGCTCGTCCCGTTCACGAAGTACCCCGCGACGCCACCCGCGGTGGGCAGCGGCGACACGATCGGCGGCCGCACGGCGTCGTACTTCGCCCTGCTCCTGGTCTCGGTGCTCGCCGCGATCGCGGTCGTGGTGCTGGCCCACCGGCTGCGTTCGAGGTACGACGGCTGGACCGCCGCCTTCCTCGCGGCCGGCGCCTACCTGGCGATCGTGACGGTCACCGCGCTGCTGCTGCCCACGGTCGACGAGCTCGGCGACTTCCCGGCCGACACGCTCTGGTACTTCCGCCGCTCGTCGCTGATCACCCTCGCCGCCCTGTGGGCGAGCATCGGCGTCGGTCTGACCGTCCTGGTCGGCCGGCTCCACGACCGCGCGGCGGCGGACCTCGCCCGCCGCGAGCTCGCCGCGAGCCTGTGA